The Candidatus Margulisiibacteriota bacterium genome has a segment encoding these proteins:
- the rfbF gene encoding glucose-1-phosphate cytidylyltransferase: MKVVILAGGFGSRLSEETDVIPKPMVEIGGKPIIWHIMKIYSQFGFHDFVICLGYKGYIIKEYFANYFLHQSDITFDLTTNKTIVHSNASEPWKVTLVDTGPNTMTGGRIKRIQKYVGNESFMLTYGDGVADVNIKELVKFHKSHGKLATLTSVQTEGRFGAIDMDKNNKVSYFMEKPKGDGSWINGGFFVCEPQVFDYIENDQVIFEQEPLKKLTKEGQLFSFKHHGFWRSMDTLREKIQLNDLWNNNKATWKIW, translated from the coding sequence ATGAAAGTAGTAATATTGGCCGGGGGGTTCGGTTCCAGGTTAAGTGAGGAAACGGATGTTATTCCCAAACCTATGGTAGAAATAGGCGGGAAACCTATCATATGGCATATTATGAAAATATATTCCCAATTCGGATTCCATGATTTCGTTATTTGTCTGGGTTATAAAGGCTATATTATTAAGGAATATTTCGCCAACTACTTTCTTCATCAAAGTGATATCACATTCGATTTAACAACCAATAAAACAATAGTGCATTCCAATGCCAGCGAACCCTGGAAAGTTACTTTAGTGGATACAGGGCCCAATACTATGACCGGCGGCAGAATCAAACGTATTCAAAAATACGTAGGTAATGAAAGTTTTATGCTTACCTATGGCGATGGTGTAGCGGATGTAAATATCAAGGAACTGGTTAAATTTCATAAAAGTCACGGGAAATTGGCAACATTGACCTCGGTTCAAACAGAAGGTCGTTTCGGCGCCATTGATATGGATAAAAATAATAAGGTCTCCTATTTTATGGAGAAACCGAAAGGTGACGGCAGTTGGATAAACGGAGGTTTTTTTGTTTGCGAGCCTCAGGTTTTCGATTATATTGAAAATGATCAGGTAATTTTCGAACAGGAACCCTTGAAAAAGTTAACAAAAGAAGGTCAATTATTTTCTTTTAAACATCACGGATTCTGGCGTTCTATGGACACCTTGCGCGAAAAGATACAGCTTAATGATTTATGGAATAATAACAAGGCTACATGGAAAATCTGGTAA
- the rfbG gene encoding CDP-glucose 4,6-dehydratase, whose protein sequence is MENLVIVNLFGNIYKNKRVFITGHTGFKGAWLCLWLKYLGADVKGYALEPYTDHDFYVVTNMENQVKSVIGDIRDYKKLKKEISDFQPDIVFHLAAQPLVRDSYKTPRDTYEINVMGTVNVLDIVKDTPSVKACIIITSDKCYENVEKEDGYQETDPMGGFDPYSSSKGCAELVTAAYRRSFFNPLNNRQGTLIASARAGNVIGGGDWQRDRIIPDSIKALKKKEPIKVRNPKSVRPWQHVLEPLSGYLLLASQAFTLHGYLGLADNNSFYKDNLAGAWNFGPDIDKLVTVGELVEKIIQYWGNGSWQDTHEPGAVHEHKLLHLDCAKAKKLIDWNPALTVEESIELTVAWYKKINEKKPNMHDFSQQQLATYIQKAQNKNIVWSK, encoded by the coding sequence ATGGAAAATCTGGTAATTGTGAATTTATTTGGCAATATTTACAAGAATAAACGTGTATTTATTACGGGACATACCGGGTTTAAAGGTGCCTGGCTTTGCTTATGGCTTAAATATTTGGGTGCAGATGTTAAAGGTTACGCGCTGGAACCTTATACTGACCATGATTTTTACGTAGTTACGAATATGGAAAATCAGGTCAAATCTGTAATTGGTGATATTCGCGATTATAAAAAATTAAAAAAAGAAATTAGCGATTTTCAACCGGACATTGTTTTCCATCTTGCTGCCCAGCCTTTGGTACGCGATTCATACAAGACTCCCAGAGATACATACGAGATCAATGTAATGGGCACGGTGAACGTTCTGGATATTGTGAAAGACACTCCGTCGGTTAAGGCCTGTATTATAATCACTTCAGATAAATGTTACGAAAATGTTGAAAAAGAAGATGGTTATCAGGAAACCGATCCTATGGGCGGATTTGATCCCTATAGTTCCAGCAAAGGCTGCGCGGAGCTTGTAACTGCTGCTTACCGCAGGTCTTTTTTTAATCCTTTAAATAACCGCCAGGGTACGCTTATCGCGTCTGCACGTGCAGGTAATGTAATCGGTGGTGGGGATTGGCAAAGGGACAGGATTATTCCAGACAGTATTAAAGCTTTGAAGAAAAAAGAACCGATTAAAGTAAGAAATCCTAAGTCCGTAAGGCCTTGGCAGCATGTACTGGAACCTTTAAGCGGATATTTACTTTTAGCCAGCCAGGCTTTTACGCTGCATGGCTATCTGGGTTTAGCTGACAATAATTCTTTTTACAAAGATAATCTGGCCGGAGCCTGGAATTTCGGACCGGATATAGACAAGCTTGTTACAGTGGGAGAGTTGGTGGAAAAAATTATTCAATACTGGGGAAACGGTTCCTGGCAGGATACCCATGAACCAGGGGCTGTCCATGAACATAAATTGCTGCACCTTGATTGTGCCAAAGCTAAAAAATTAATAGACTGGAACCCTGCTTTAACTGTGGAAGAAAGCATCGAATTGACTGTGGCCTGGTATAAAAAAATTAATGAAAAAAAACCAAATATGCATGATTTTTCACAGCAACAGCTCGCTACTTATATACAAAAAGCTCAGAATAAAAATATTGTCTGGAGTAAATAA
- the rfbH gene encoding lipopolysaccharide biosynthesis protein RfbH, translated as MSKETSKDKILSEVKKYYKFAFKHDDFVPGKTRVNYGGRFFDENELLNLVDSSLEFWLTYGKYSELFEKKLAAFLGVKFALLVNSGSSANLLAFMALTSPLLKDRQVHRGDEVITIAAGFPTTVAPIIQYGAIPVFVDVDLETANINVNSLEKALSKKTKALMLAHTLGNPFNIKAVKKFCKDNNIWLIEDNCDALGSRYLAEKKWPTIQSTTHLTYQYTGTFGDIGTSSFYPPHHLTMGEGGAVYTNNTLLKKIMLSLRDWGRDCWCDSGKDDTCKKRFSQQFGSLPFGYDHKYVYSHFGYNLKATDMQAAIGCAQLDKLSIFIKRRQHNFQRLFKGLSDLQEYLLLPTATENSDPSWFGFLITITDKCKFKRNDLVKFLEDNKIQTRNLFAGNLLRHPCFDSLKKGEDYKIVTNLKNTDKIMNDSFWIGVYPGLDNSKVDYMIQKIRSFVLEKI; from the coding sequence ATGAGCAAAGAAACTTCAAAAGATAAAATACTTTCCGAAGTAAAGAAATATTATAAGTTTGCTTTCAAACATGATGATTTTGTCCCGGGGAAAACCAGGGTAAATTACGGGGGCCGTTTTTTCGATGAAAATGAATTGCTAAATCTGGTTGATTCTTCGCTGGAATTCTGGCTAACTTACGGCAAATATTCCGAATTATTCGAGAAGAAACTTGCTGCTTTCCTGGGCGTTAAATTCGCATTACTGGTAAATTCGGGTTCATCCGCAAATTTGCTGGCCTTTATGGCCCTAACCTCTCCGCTGTTAAAGGACAGACAAGTGCATAGAGGCGATGAGGTTATCACCATAGCCGCTGGTTTCCCTACAACTGTAGCCCCTATCATACAATATGGCGCAATCCCTGTTTTTGTGGATGTAGACCTGGAAACAGCCAATATCAATGTTAACTCCTTAGAAAAAGCTTTATCCAAAAAGACTAAAGCATTAATGCTGGCCCACACTTTAGGTAATCCTTTCAATATAAAAGCTGTGAAAAAATTCTGCAAGGATAATAATATATGGTTAATCGAAGACAATTGTGACGCCTTGGGGAGCAGATATTTGGCTGAAAAGAAGTGGCCAACCATCCAATCAACCACCCATCTAACCTATCAATATACCGGAACCTTCGGTGACATAGGTACCAGTAGTTTCTATCCGCCGCATCACCTGACAATGGGTGAGGGAGGAGCTGTTTACACTAATAATACGTTACTAAAAAAAATAATGCTTTCGTTGAGAGACTGGGGCAGAGATTGCTGGTGCGATAGCGGGAAAGATGATACCTGTAAAAAGCGATTCTCCCAGCAGTTCGGCAGTTTACCTTTCGGCTATGATCATAAATATGTCTACAGCCATTTCGGCTATAACCTTAAAGCTACGGATATGCAGGCTGCCATTGGTTGTGCCCAACTGGATAAACTTTCTATTTTTATTAAAAGACGTCAACATAATTTTCAACGTCTATTCAAAGGACTCAGTGATTTACAGGAATATTTATTATTACCGACCGCGACAGAGAACAGCGATCCGTCCTGGTTCGGTTTTTTAATAACAATAACCGATAAATGTAAATTCAAGCGCAATGATCTGGTAAAATTTTTGGAAGATAACAAAATTCAGACCAGAAATCTTTTCGCAGGGAACTTACTCAGGCACCCTTGCTTCGATAGTCTGAAAAAAGGTGAAGATTACAAAATTGTTACTAATTTAAAAAATACCGACAAGATAATGAATGACAGTTTCTGGATAGGGGTCTATCCGGGTCTTGATAATTCTAAAGTCGATTACATGATTCAAAAAATAAGGTCTTTTGTTTTAGAAAAGATATAA
- a CDS encoding glycosyltransferase family 2 protein codes for MKKLISIMTACYNEEPNVRNLYQAVKKIFTQMPEYNYEHIFIDNASTDKTVGILKEIAKKDKNVKIIVNTRNFGHVRSPFYAFLQTKGDAVISLVADFQDPPEMIKDFLKKWEDGYKIVIGVKHKSKESTLVFMLRKMYYNLLKKMSNTGHIKNFTGFGLYDKQVIDTLKKFKDPYPYFRGLIAEIGFERAEINYVQPKRKEGKSKNNFYSLYDMAMLGFVNHTKVPLRLATFIGFIVSIISLLIAFSYFIYKLVFWNSFQMGMAPLIIGLFFFGAVQLFFIGIIGEYIGAIYTQVKDRPLVIEKERINF; via the coding sequence ATGAAAAAATTGATAAGTATTATGACAGCTTGTTACAACGAAGAACCTAATGTAAGGAATTTATATCAGGCAGTTAAAAAAATATTCACACAGATGCCGGAATATAATTACGAACACATTTTTATTGATAATGCCTCGACTGATAAAACAGTGGGAATCTTGAAAGAGATAGCTAAAAAAGATAAAAATGTAAAAATAATTGTTAATACAAGAAATTTCGGTCACGTACGTTCTCCCTTTTACGCATTTTTACAAACAAAAGGTGACGCCGTGATCAGTCTGGTGGCAGATTTCCAGGATCCACCTGAAATGATTAAAGATTTTTTAAAGAAGTGGGAAGATGGATATAAAATAGTTATCGGGGTTAAGCACAAAAGTAAAGAATCGACATTAGTCTTTATGCTGCGAAAAATGTATTATAATTTGTTGAAAAAAATGTCTAATACCGGACATATTAAGAATTTCACTGGGTTCGGTCTATACGATAAACAGGTTATAGACACCCTAAAAAAGTTCAAAGATCCATATCCTTATTTTCGTGGACTTATAGCGGAAATAGGTTTTGAAAGAGCGGAAATAAATTACGTTCAGCCTAAGCGCAAGGAAGGAAAGTCAAAGAATAATTTTTATAGTTTATACGATATGGCCATGTTGGGGTTTGTTAATCATACCAAAGTACCGTTGAGGTTAGCTACTTTTATCGGGTTTATCGTTTCTATAATCAGCTTATTGATAGCTTTTTCTTATTTTATTTATAAACTGGTCTTTTGGAACAGCTTTCAAATGGGTATGGCACCACTTATTATAGGCCTGTTTTTTTTCGGCGCTGTGCAACTTTTTTTTATTGGCATTATCGGTGAATATATCGGGGCAATTTATACACAAGTTAAAGACCGCCCTCTGGTGATCGAGAAGGAAAGAATTAATTTCTAG
- a CDS encoding GtrA family protein, with product MIIKTIKNILEVRFIRFLLTGVLCAIFGYSVYALFIILGVHYTIASFCSTFIGILFNFKVYGKLVFNSKNNKLIFRFFLSYGISYIINIGLLAIFNIFHINMLVAGAILLFPMGIISYLLQKNIVYIDSNKI from the coding sequence ATGATAATAAAAACTATTAAAAATATACTGGAAGTTCGTTTTATCCGTTTTCTGTTAACCGGAGTATTATGCGCGATATTCGGCTATTCAGTTTATGCGCTTTTCATTATTTTGGGAGTACACTATACCATAGCATCTTTTTGCTCAACTTTTATCGGAATCCTCTTTAATTTTAAAGTATACGGGAAATTGGTTTTTAACAGTAAAAACAACAAGCTGATCTTTCGCTTTTTTTTATCTTATGGCATAAGTTATATTATCAATATCGGTTTGTTGGCAATTTTTAATATCTTCCATATCAATATGCTTGTGGCCGGAGCTATTTTGTTATTTCCTATGGGTATCATCTCTTATCTGCTTCAAAAAAATATTGTTTATATAGACTCAAACAAAATATGA
- a CDS encoding NAD(P)-dependent oxidoreductase produces MVENIFITGSTGCVGHYLVEQFANKPQYKMYLLIRDKKRFLLDIDAVKNAELIVGDVEKLDSLAPLLKQMDHVIHIATSWCGSKECIIEAPLKLLELLDHKRVKKIIFFSTASILGRGNKPLKEAGEIGTSYIKDKYQSYLAVQSSKYKDKVIHVFPTVIVGGDRTHPFTHISQGLKEPGKYLKWLKYFYIDLGFHFIHARDIAEVMNYMLENEVKGNNFVLGNDYILLKDFIKQCCDYYKIKTWIRIKIPTGFIKFIIKFFRIKVDPWGYFSLNYKFFHYDTVNCRVFKIPTMLYNIQDILKQSEK; encoded by the coding sequence ATGGTAGAAAATATTTTTATAACCGGTTCCACAGGCTGTGTCGGACATTATCTGGTAGAGCAATTCGCCAATAAACCTCAATATAAAATGTATCTCCTGATACGCGATAAAAAACGTTTTCTGCTGGATATAGATGCTGTTAAAAATGCTGAATTGATCGTCGGAGATGTGGAGAAACTGGACTCTCTTGCTCCGCTTTTAAAACAGATGGACCATGTAATTCATATTGCCACATCCTGGTGCGGTAGTAAGGAATGTATAATCGAAGCTCCTTTAAAGCTGCTTGAACTCCTGGACCACAAAAGAGTAAAAAAAATAATATTTTTTTCAACGGCCAGTATTCTGGGCAGAGGAAATAAGCCGCTTAAAGAGGCTGGTGAGATAGGAACAAGTTATATAAAAGATAAATATCAAAGTTATCTGGCAGTACAAAGTTCAAAGTATAAGGACAAAGTAATACATGTTTTCCCTACTGTAATAGTGGGAGGAGACAGGACTCATCCTTTTACTCATATCAGTCAGGGCCTCAAAGAACCGGGAAAGTATTTAAAATGGCTTAAATATTTCTATATCGATTTGGGATTCCACTTTATTCACGCTCGGGATATAGCCGAAGTAATGAACTACATGCTGGAAAATGAAGTTAAAGGCAACAATTTTGTTTTGGGCAATGATTATATTTTACTTAAAGATTTTATCAAACAATGTTGTGATTATTACAAAATCAAAACCTGGATACGTATTAAAATTCCTACCGGTTTTATTAAATTTATAATTAAATTTTTTCGAATAAAAGTTGACCCCTGGGGTTATTTTTCATTAAATTATAAATTTTTTCATTATGATACAGTGAATTGCAGGGTTTTTAAAATACCCACAATGTTATACAATATTCAGGATATTTTGAAACAGAGCGAAAAATAA
- the thiC gene encoding phosphomethylpyrimidine synthase ThiC — MIKPEIIPQKIYKEIADNEGITVESLRILVKQGKAVVLYNKLHKNVKPIAIGKGLSIKINANIGTSPACQDLSQEIKKVQLCEKYGVDTLMDLSLGENIRSLRQQIIKRTSMPLGTVPVYELFYYNQNYPRDMSAKFLKILDESGQDGVDFVVIHAGLLRKHLELVKSRIIKVTSRGGSLLMKWMQKHNKENFLYEHFDEILQICKKYNMTISLGDGMRPATVIDETDEAQLEELRNIGDLVLRARKAGVQTIVEGPGHIPFHRIELNIKLQKKYCHGAPFYVLGPLVTDIAPGYDHITAAIGATMAAHAGADFLCYVTPSEHLSLPNLDDVKEGIIAFKIAAHAVDITRGKGLDRDRKLSEARAKLDWATQKKYALDPDSFDKYMKKTPEEMKACTMCGEFCALK, encoded by the coding sequence ATGATAAAACCTGAAATAATTCCGCAGAAAATTTATAAAGAAATTGCCGATAACGAAGGAATTACCGTGGAAAGCCTGAGGATTCTGGTAAAGCAGGGGAAGGCTGTCGTCTTATATAATAAATTACACAAAAATGTTAAACCTATAGCCATTGGCAAGGGATTATCCATCAAGATTAATGCCAATATCGGTACTTCTCCGGCTTGTCAGGACCTTAGCCAGGAAATAAAAAAGGTTCAGCTTTGCGAAAAATATGGAGTAGATACACTTATGGATTTGTCACTTGGAGAAAATATCCGTTCCTTAAGACAGCAGATAATAAAGAGAACAAGCATGCCGCTTGGTACAGTGCCGGTATATGAACTTTTTTATTATAACCAGAATTATCCCAGGGACATGTCTGCCAAATTTTTAAAAATACTTGATGAAAGCGGCCAGGATGGTGTGGATTTTGTGGTTATTCACGCAGGACTTTTAAGGAAGCATCTGGAGCTGGTTAAATCCAGAATTATAAAGGTGACTAGCCGCGGTGGTTCCCTGCTGATGAAATGGATGCAAAAACATAACAAAGAAAATTTTTTATATGAACATTTTGATGAAATACTGCAGATTTGTAAAAAATACAACATGACAATTTCTTTGGGCGACGGCATGAGACCGGCTACAGTAATAGATGAAACCGATGAAGCACAACTGGAGGAGCTCAGAAATATCGGCGATCTGGTTTTGCGGGCAAGAAAAGCAGGTGTGCAGACAATAGTGGAAGGCCCTGGACATATTCCTTTCCACAGGATCGAATTGAACATCAAACTGCAAAAAAAATATTGTCATGGCGCTCCTTTTTATGTTTTAGGCCCGCTGGTTACTGATATAGCACCGGGCTATGATCATATTACTGCGGCAATAGGGGCAACAATGGCAGCGCATGCCGGAGCTGATTTTTTATGTTATGTCACGCCCTCCGAACATTTATCCTTGCCCAATCTGGATGATGTAAAAGAGGGTATCATTGCTTTCAAAATCGCTGCTCATGCAGTGGATATAACCCGAGGTAAAGGTCTGGATAGAGACCGAAAACTTTCTGAGGCCAGGGCCAAACTGGATTGGGCAACTCAGAAAAAGTATGCTCTTGATCCTGATTCCTTTGATAAATATATGAAAAAAACTCCTGAAGAAATGAAAGCATGCACCATGTGCGGTGAATTCTGCGCCTTAAAGTAA
- the thiL gene encoding thiamine-phosphate kinase yields MNEFQLIDFLAKDFPVYQKNVQKGIGDDCAVWKGGKKYIVFTTDTMVEGDHFLKQWFSPEQIGARLAEINLSDIAAMGASPKFLFVSLILDKQTSPEWCHKVYQGIKKSITPYKISLLGGNITHGKTLSLTASVIGESLYKPIYRSGARHGDLLAITGTVGDACVARLLLKQNDTPVPALFKKLAEPKARIKEAQIIKKYASSMIDISDGIASEARHIAKESETGVSVLADKLPFSKAALNAEPQIRVSLVDCALRGGEDYELMFTATEKNYNKLIKEYKLKTPLTVIGTIIKKKKYCYQQDSKEYELPSGFDHFQQNINL; encoded by the coding sequence ATGAACGAATTTCAGTTAATAGATTTTCTGGCCAAAGATTTTCCTGTATATCAGAAGAATGTTCAGAAGGGAATAGGTGACGATTGCGCAGTTTGGAAAGGAGGGAAAAAATATATAGTTTTTACAACCGATACTATGGTTGAAGGTGATCACTTTTTAAAGCAGTGGTTTTCTCCGGAACAAATAGGAGCCCGTCTGGCTGAAATAAATTTAAGTGATATCGCTGCTATGGGTGCTTCACCAAAATTTTTATTTGTTTCTTTGATACTTGATAAACAAACGTCACCTGAATGGTGCCATAAAGTCTATCAGGGGATCAAAAAATCAATTACTCCCTACAAGATATCTTTATTGGGTGGCAATATTACTCACGGGAAAACTTTATCACTTACTGCCTCTGTTATAGGAGAAAGCCTGTACAAACCAATATACAGATCCGGCGCCAGGCACGGTGACCTGCTTGCAATTACCGGAACAGTAGGTGATGCGTGTGTGGCGAGATTGTTATTGAAGCAGAATGATACGCCAGTTCCTGCGCTTTTTAAAAAATTGGCCGAACCGAAAGCCAGGATCAAAGAAGCGCAAATTATTAAGAAATACGCTTCATCAATGATTGATATAAGTGACGGTATAGCCTCGGAAGCCAGACATATTGCCAAAGAAAGCGAAACGGGGGTATCTGTGCTTGCTGACAAACTGCCATTTTCCAAAGCAGCCCTGAATGCTGAGCCTCAAATTCGTGTCAGTTTGGTTGACTGTGCTTTAAGGGGAGGGGAAGATTACGAGTTGATGTTTACCGCAACTGAAAAAAATTATAATAAACTTATCAAAGAATATAAACTGAAAACTCCGCTCACCGTTATCGGAACTATAATAAAAAAGAAAAAATATTGTTATCAGCAGGATAGTAAGGAGTACGAGCTTCCTTCAGGGTTTGATCACTTTCAGCAGAATATAAATCTGTAA
- the argJ gene encoding bifunctional glutamate N-acetyltransferase/amino-acid acetyltransferase ArgJ, whose translation MYSIDGFQFSGIHSGIKKSKLDLGLVYAKDGASFALVTTTNKFAAPGSINARAVQTSQDKLEILMVNSGNANALTGKKGLNDIHFLLKNLGSLLKFDAKKGLLFSTGIIGKNLPLETITNSYKKLVSGLKNDAAAFSEAICTTDLVQKVVHKKIIINNEEINILGTAKGSGMIQPNMATMLAFIFTDATISSSSLRKMIKKVTAESFHRITVDSDSSTNDTFMILASNKKQKISQTDEKFLEALCEVAAELAKKIIEDGEGCTKFVEIQIQKAKSKKEARDIFYAIANSPLVKTAIFGENPNFGRILCSAGKIKSSLVADKVDLYFGSYQLVKGGTILAYEKNLLDKYMKNKKLLITLDLNIGSSSFSGWTTDLSYDYVKINAEYN comes from the coding sequence ATGTATAGCATAGATGGTTTCCAGTTTTCCGGGATACACAGTGGTATAAAAAAAAGCAAACTTGATTTGGGACTGGTTTACGCAAAAGATGGAGCCTCCTTTGCACTTGTTACAACTACTAATAAATTCGCTGCACCAGGTTCTATTAACGCCCGTGCTGTACAAACAAGTCAGGATAAACTTGAAATTTTAATGGTGAATAGCGGTAACGCCAATGCTTTAACAGGGAAAAAAGGATTAAATGATATTCATTTTCTATTGAAAAACTTAGGTTCATTGCTTAAATTTGACGCTAAAAAAGGATTATTATTTTCCACAGGTATTATCGGTAAAAATCTGCCGTTGGAGACAATCACAAATAGTTACAAAAAATTAGTTAGTGGGTTGAAAAACGATGCAGCAGCTTTCAGTGAAGCAATTTGCACAACAGACCTGGTACAAAAAGTTGTTCATAAAAAAATAATAATCAACAATGAAGAAATTAATATTCTGGGAACAGCCAAAGGAAGCGGCATGATCCAACCGAACATGGCTACCATGCTGGCCTTTATCTTTACAGATGCCACTATCAGCTCGTCTTCTCTGAGAAAAATGATAAAAAAAGTTACAGCTGAATCATTTCACCGGATCACTGTAGACAGTGATTCCTCGACCAATGATACTTTTATGATTCTGGCCAGCAATAAAAAACAAAAAATTTCACAAACTGATGAAAAGTTTCTGGAAGCTTTGTGTGAAGTTGCAGCCGAACTTGCCAAAAAAATTATAGAAGACGGTGAAGGATGCACAAAATTTGTAGAAATCCAGATACAGAAAGCCAAAAGCAAAAAAGAAGCCCGTGATATTTTTTACGCCATTGCCAACTCCCCCCTGGTAAAAACAGCTATTTTCGGAGAAAACCCAAACTTCGGCCGCATCTTGTGCTCTGCCGGAAAAATAAAGTCTTCGCTGGTTGCTGATAAGGTAGATTTATACTTTGGAAGTTACCAACTTGTTAAAGGTGGTACTATATTGGCTTATGAAAAAAATCTGCTGGATAAGTATATGAAAAATAAGAAACTGTTAATAACACTGGACCTGAACATTGGAAGTTCAAGCTTTAGCGGCTGGACAACAGATTTGTCCTACGATTATGTAAAAATTAACGCTGAATACAATTAA
- a CDS encoding 3-isopropylmalate dehydratase has translation MSLKFEIITGKAFKIDAVISSKDIISTSITESYHSGHNMIPFVNKIPNFTEEVFSKSILVVGENFSYGSSNEMPAISLKKNGVNAIIAKSFFPCFYKNAYNIGLLCINANTDYIDDDDDLKIDLIQSFIQNKTKQLGIKIKPIKKYFYNLYLNGGLLNTIFKEGV, from the coding sequence TTGTCCTTAAAATTTGAAATTATTACTGGCAAAGCTTTTAAAATTGATGCTGTTATTTCCTCCAAGGATATCATAAGTACCAGCATCACTGAATCTTATCACAGCGGGCACAATATGATACCTTTTGTAAATAAAATACCTAACTTTACCGAAGAAGTTTTTTCCAAATCAATTTTGGTAGTGGGTGAAAACTTCAGTTATGGGTCATCTAATGAAATGCCGGCTATTTCTTTGAAAAAAAATGGTGTAAACGCAATTATCGCCAAATCTTTTTTCCCCTGTTTTTATAAAAATGCCTACAATATCGGGCTATTGTGTATTAATGCCAATACAGATTACATTGATGATGATGATGATCTAAAAATTGACCTTATTCAGAGTTTCATTCAAAATAAAACCAAACAACTGGGTATTAAAATAAAACCCATAAAGAAATATTTTTATAATCTTTATCTGAACGGTGGGCTATTAAATACTATTTTTAAAGAAGGAGTCTGA
- a CDS encoding aconitase family protein encodes MHIMQGTILEKILKLHSKSKNIAPDEIISVDVDHILIPDNSVVPIFDILENHQIKPHHENIYLALTNFPYQYEFSYSHIQKKILDLAKKYKFKILDNYKGLWFYNLLQKNIIEPGNIFLGRASTINFFSPLNNLNISSGMQDIIQAMITSKHDYLVPEVIHIVLEGHLQQNISGKDIALYLIKELSSSLMNGHYLLEFSGSLLEEISAKDLYSLALHHYNMNASSFTFPPLQQINKVMCGVFPDSKVKYAKEFTFDLTNLSPLVENNGKILGVKELCDKKIDKVFIGNSIGGTLADMEFLAKILADKKVKIPCFVTPSSHKILTEAMQKGYMTSILNGGCILLTPSTGISSATNGLIPIEGENIVSTAVNILSIQVKEIPMEFYTSSIETAINTAITGHLATCEEGAVCP; translated from the coding sequence CCAAAAGTAAAAATATTGCTCCAGATGAAATCATCTCTGTAGACGTGGATCATATTCTGATACCTGACAATAGTGTAGTCCCTATTTTTGATATTCTGGAAAATCATCAGATTAAACCTCACCACGAAAATATATATCTGGCCCTGACCAATTTCCCCTATCAATATGAGTTTTCATACAGTCATATTCAGAAGAAAATTCTGGACCTGGCCAAAAAGTATAAATTTAAAATCCTGGATAATTATAAAGGTTTATGGTTTTATAATTTGTTGCAAAAAAATATAATTGAGCCCGGCAATATATTTCTGGGCCGTGCATCAACAATCAACTTTTTTTCACCTTTAAATAATTTAAATATCAGTTCCGGCATGCAGGATATTATTCAAGCTATGATAACTAGCAAGCATGATTATCTGGTTCCGGAGGTCATTCATATTGTACTTGAGGGTCATCTTCAACAAAATATTTCCGGCAAAGACATAGCGCTTTATTTGATTAAAGAACTTTCCTCCAGTTTGATGAACGGACATTATTTACTGGAATTTTCCGGATCTCTGCTTGAAGAAATTTCTGCCAAAGATCTATATTCCCTTGCTCTTCATCATTATAATATGAATGCGTCTTCATTTACTTTTCCTCCTCTTCAACAAATAAACAAAGTAATGTGCGGAGTTTTTCCAGACAGCAAAGTAAAATATGCCAAGGAATTCACTTTTGATCTTACAAATTTGTCACCTCTTGTGGAAAATAACGGAAAAATATTGGGAGTTAAAGAGCTGTGCGACAAAAAAATTGATAAAGTTTTCATTGGTAACAGCATTGGCGGAACGCTGGCAGATATGGAATTTTTAGCAAAAATTCTGGCTGACAAAAAAGTAAAAATACCCTGTTTCGTGACACCTTCATCCCACAAAATACTTACTGAAGCCATGCAAAAAGGATATATGACATCAATATTGAATGGTGGTTGTATTTTGCTTACTCCCTCTACCGGAATAAGTTCGGCAACCAATGGTTTAATACCGATTGAGGGAGAAAATATAGTTTCTACAGCTGTAAATATATTGTCCATACAGGTTAAAGAAATTCCTATGGAATTTTATACATCTTCAATTGAAACAGCGATAAATACAGCCATAACCGGACACTTAGCAACTTGCGAGGAGGGAGCAGTTTGTCCTTAA